The Carassius auratus strain Wakin chromosome 19, ASM336829v1, whole genome shotgun sequence genomic sequence AGTAAGAGGCAGGTGGGGGGAGCGTGGCTGTTGTGCAATCATGTCAAGAATGCTTCCTCTCGGATTAGACCTTACCGGAGATATGTGTAGCTCTCTATAGCGGTTTCTACATTGCATCTTTCTAATGTGTTTGATGCGGGAGTTGTGTGCAGTAGCGCTAAAGGCTGTCTGTTGTTTCAAGCTGACTCGAGTGGTTTCTTCTTGACATCTTCTCCTCTGAAAATCCCAACCCAACATGCAGCCTTGTCCTTTTTTGACCGCGTCAGAACACTGATAGAGACTGTGGAGCTCGTTCATACAACGATTCATTCCTAAATGCATTGAAAGCATCAGCTTGCATGAGAACGCTTTCGTGAATGATTTGCAGAAATTCTTTCCGAAGGAGGTCTAAGTTCAGAATTAGTATGCTGTTGTTGCTTAAACTAAATTTCAATGCACCAGTCCTTcccaaaagaataaaaacacttgATACTTGAAATTAAGTTGCTGTGAATCCAAAAAAAGGAGTCTATACTGATATATACTAGCaatctaatttttattattactataaactgGAAAAAAGTAGTgtattttaaaatcctttaacaACCAGCTCACATCAAATGGTCAGCTTCATCTTACTGTTGAATAAATTGGAAATAGTGTACTTTTTTCCTTCTATTTTGATGGGACGATGGGATTAATTATTATGCttattgatttaaattgattCAAATCAATCCGTTATATCTGAGAGTTGATAACTAGGCGACACTTGCACAGTCACCATTGACTAGTGTGCACAGTAtcagatgtttttacattatttttttataggcaaatattataaatgtctaaaGTTGACTATCAAAATAATGTGTAACCAATATaacaatattacaaaacattttctttctatATCTGTATATTTGTAATTTGGTTTGTTTGTACACTACCAAGTGTAGCATCAGGaagatttgttattattaatattttattcagcatggatgtgTTCAATTGaataaaagtgacaataaagacatttataatgctacaaaacatttctgttgaaaataaatgctttaaaaaaaagaatcaaattttgcaaaaaaaaaaaaaaaaaaaaaaaaatgttttcttactATTCTCAAATCAGCAGTAGCtgttctctcacatacacacacagacacacacacacacacacacacacagtacatccCTCAGTCTCACCCAAGCTCCTTCTGATGACTGATGTTGTTTTAAGGTGTTGCCGTGAATCTTCTGTTTGTCCTCTATCAAACGGCATCACATGTCATACGCCTTTCTCACTTAACGTTTGATCACAGCAGTAGCACGATCAGTTCTTCCATTGACTTTTGACCTCTgtgtttatttacacacacacactatcctcGACGTCCCTTTAGGACGTCCTCTACCAATATCACAGCTGTACGTTACACTCAGTGTGTATGCCACTGATATGAGAGGAATGTGCAGCCTTCCTGAACAAAGAGTTCATTGAGACTGAGGCAGTGCTTCGTAGAAACATGgattgaggtgtgtgtgtgtgtgtgtcaggtgaagATCAGTGTCTAGTGTTGTTGTGTGTAGCCCGTGCTTTGATAGTGTTACGCTCACTTTCATTActttattattctgttttataaagGTTGTGGTGTCATGGTAAAGAGCCACCTTGTTTTCTCTTGTCACCGTGCACTTCTTTTTTTCCAAACAACACGAGGACAGTGTGTTTTTCCAGAAAGTAGATCAGGTAGACCTAATTGGCAGACAAGTAATGGGTAGTGTGTAGGACTTTGTAAATGAAGGAAAAGGTCTGTTTTTGGATGCCGTGTCATTGGCCAGTCAGAAGTGAGCTTtcatcaaaattaagtgagttgCAAAGCTGAATATGTGTATTTTCACAGAATTTTCATAAAACAATATGTGATTACACCTTTCTTTTCACTGTCACAGTTAGACTTTCATTGGCGGAGTTTGTAGTTTTTGACTTGGATGTTTTTGTGTGTCTTCTTTAAAGTTTTTCCACATGTTTGAAGTGTTTTCAAAGGAAAAATCCCATTTGAGTGACGTAAACTAGGCCTGTGTGCTGTCAAACCCTTGGCACATCACTTAAGAGCATCTAGGCCCACGGAGCTGCCAAAACCCAGAAACATTCCAGTGTGTGTCATACACAACCTGCCTTGTCTTGTGTCTTCAGACCAGTTTAACGGTGTCGGTCTCATTATTCATGCTAAATAGACAGCATTTGCACAGTAAACAACACAGCCTTCTCTTTCCTGTTATAATGTCTTCAGAGAAAAATGGCATATTCATCCTTGAAGGCAGATGATATCTGGGATCTAAAGTCTATAACATTTCTTGAAACCCATCCTTCTCGACTGATTGAATTGGCAACACAGACCTTGCAATAAAACTTGTCACAGAGTttgtaatccttttttttttttttttgtaatgtggtGCTTTCTTTGTGAATGTTTCTGCCAAGGTCTGTTgtgtctgttctttttttttgtaccgtGTTTGTAGCAGCAGTGCTGTTTTGTTCAGCACGAAGCCTTTCATACTCTTCAAACTGTGTTTTTTGTGTTGTCTGGAGATGATGGAAGAGGTTGGCTGTGGCGCTCTGGTATACTGCGATCTGCATGGGACAAATTCTACAGATGGGCGACTAAAGAAGCTGACCCACGTCTCACTGTTAGCTCTTCTGGCACTGGTTTTGAGGATGACTGTGTATTTTTGCTTTCTTCGCTCATTTTTGTGTTATGCTCGAAGCTAGATAACAAGCATGATAACAAGTGACTGAGTAACATACGCACGGCACACTGTAATGACGTAAGACGTCAGGGGCACTGAGGCATTATGGGCAGTTCACcgtattaataacattttttctAGTTTGTACTAGACGCCacagacatttaagaaaaaaGTTTTAACTTCCGACTTCAGTTTTCCGCAAACAAAGCATATTTAGCCTTTTCTAGCAGCTGTTTTATTAATCGTACATGCGCTTTACTCTTTACGTTTTTGGATTGTAGCTTTAACCTAAGAAATGTAATAACACATAGGTAAGAACGATCgtgattttgtacaaaaaaaacccataaaatacAGTCAAACAAACCCCTAAATTATTAAAAACGCTACATGTAATTGTTTAGAAGGTTATAGTGTGCgttatttgttttctctttaacttcCTTCAGCTCTTTTCATGTTTGGGAGGTCGGATTGtacaaattatgaaatattcGATATCCCAATTTTGCATATCGTCCAGACAGCAATGTGGATATTATCGTCTAAATgatatatcgcccacccctagtagTAATGTTTTTGTATCGAATTATACTTACGTTTACAATTTACTATCCAAAATAAGCGAAACATGCTGGGTACTAGAAATTCCTTGTCCAGTTATACTAACGAAAATATGGTTTATGTAGTCCAAAACAAACTGATTTAGACTTTATACATTTAAGTGAATTAAACTTAAATGTTTTATCACAATTAAATTAAGCCTGGACATGACGGCAAGTTCGAAGAAGTTGTGATATTGTGGCCACAAATTGGCCTAAAACAAGGAAACACATTAATATAATGAGCCACAAATAATAAACAAtgggaatacattttttattatcagtattattatcaacaacaaaaacaaaaagagtcTGAAAACTGCTAATGTCTTGCAACTATGTTTCTAAAATTGTTTTATCAGTAATCCTGCAGTGCTAAACTCCCTTTACTATTTCGGTTTAGAAACGAATTGCCATTATTTTAGaccattactgttttattttatagacCTCGGCTTGTATTCAGCTCTCTCTTTAACCGTACTAGCTAGCTAATCATGTTAACAGTGTGAATGAACAGGATCTGTGGTTAGTGGCTGAATCTGTACTGTCACCAGCTGATTGTCTGAAATGCATGATTCCTGCGGGATGTCCTGAAACACTGAAACCGGCCTGGTGGCTTGGTGAGCCATGATTAGGTCTAGTATTGGTATTATTGATCGTAATACAGTCTGTGCTTGTGAATCCAGGTGTAGGGTTTAGTAGCGGCTCAGCTGGGTGTCACTGTGTGTGTAAACTGTTTGGCAGTTTGTAAATCACCCTGAGCTCATGGCTCGTTTGAGTAAGAGTTTCAGTATCCATTTAACCGCCCACTGTTGTTACATGTGACTCACGAGGCTGGGCTGTTGAAAGAGTTATTATTGTTTAGTAATCCATTTTAGTCAAATATTGCACTGTTATGTGACAGACTATAAATGTTTAGGCAGTTACAGTCACTGTGGCACGTATGTACCCAGTCTTATCTTAAGAAATCGAGTCTACTTTCTTTTTCTCTGGCTGTGAATGTGTAGCAGTGCAGTGGGTGTGTTGTGTTACTCAGGTTTCTGAAGTGAGGCAGTGGCCCGGCCAATGCACtagtgttgttgttattttcacgTGGAACATCTCGCTGTTATATAACAGTGCTTTGACCGCCGTCATGCTGGATGTCCTGCAGTCTGATTTGCATCGTTTGTTGAATTGTATCTAGAACATTTTTACACTCTTAGATCGGACAAACTGCAGGGTTCATTATGAAAAGATTGTCACGTAACACAAAAATAATCCATGAGAGGCTGTGTGTCGCAGTAATTTTACATGCACCACACAAAGAGCTATTATTGGAGTTCATGTTGGTGTTGTTTGCATATTCTGACTATGTATTGAGATGCATATCTTGAGTtgtaaccatagactgtatagaAACATGGaggtagtgtccgtgacgtcacccgtaggctcctgaagtgtgtttttgaagtctaaagtgtgcagagcgggccgtcgccatcttggcagggCATCACCGCGCTACTCTCCTggacaatcaaaaatgggcaaaagggTGAGAGCtacttgctgaagccacgcccacctagcacgacggcagtgtcagcagcagcaatccacctgtcactcaagtggccacgcccttaattatgcagaactttaagtcttaatataatttaaatggatgagttgtCACAGTTGTCataaagggcaaaattagctatttagaccaaaataattttttgcaccaggctgtaaacatgtctttttcttatattattttaacatggggagtcaatgggattgactctcttttgcagccagcctcaagcggccagttgatgaattgcagttttagtttgGTATTAATAAGCATTCGAATGCTATTCAAttgacaaatataataaatacattctgcattacatttatatagaacaGTATTTTATAGCTGTGCACAATCTTAGATTAAgactaatattttaattttaactttgttGTCTTATTTTTCCTTGTTAATGTCTGATACAAactgttgcaaagcagctttacagaaaatgcctgtttctacattatatttattagtaGCTGTGGTCAAGTTAatgtccatatggcagaaatgtacagtagaAATCCTGCAGTTGGTTAATGGCATGTAATCAAAGAAGTAATGCATGATAAACTCAGTCTTTGCTCCTGCTCCTCCCCAGATGATGAAGTGGATCACAGTGTCCCAGACAGTGATGGAGCACCTCCAGGAGCAGGAACCCCTTCGGCCAAGGGCAAGGGCAAGTTCTCCAATCTGGGCAAGATCTTCAAACCCTGGAAGTGGAGGAAGAAGAAAAGCAGTGACAAGTTCAAGGAAACATCAGAAGGTCTGTTGATTAGCGGCTCTCAAGCTACACTAATCGAATACAGTCAttatattaatacagttatattacGCACTGTACATTTCTGTTGAAAACTGAATTctgaattcatattttttattgtaataagtTAGAGCAATATAGCTTTGATGTGTTAATGAAACTAGGATTTAGGATTGTCTTAAACTCGGGGTCTTGCTAAACCAGTGTATTAAGTGATTGTGTGTCTGCCGTCTTTCTGAATGATCAGTGCTGGAGAGGAAGATTTCGATGAGGAAGCCCCGAGAGGAGCTGATAGAGCGAGGGTTACTGAAGGACGTCCCAGAGAATGGTACGCCAACCTAACATGGTCATGAGTCTCATTAGTTTTATCTTGTTTGCTCAGTTGAAAGGTTTTGTGAGATTGATTCTGTCATAAACGGAGCATATTTGTATGCATCATCCACTGAATTgtgatgttattttaataaaattttgttaCATGATGCATAAAAAATGTGCTCTGGATTCTTTTTCTTTATTGCGGTAATTCCACTCCATCAGAAATATTAAGTTTTGCATCCAGTCTGACATGTTTCTTCTTAGCTCTGTTGTATTCGGTCTGAAAATCCATTATCCACATCTGTTTCAGAGAGTAATGATGTGAATCACAAAGCTCCTCCGGTGAAGAACGGCCACACAGTGCCTGGAGAGCGCAGGTCAGACacagggtcagaggtcaaggCACCATCTTCACGGCCACAAGGAGAAGAACAGAGGATCAGCCTCGCACCCGAACCGGAGCGCCGCAACCGAGCGCCCTCCGACGTCAGTCGCAACCGCCAGCCGCTGGACGTGGACGCTCGGACGCGGATACCACCCGAAACAGACCGACGCAGCCGCCCCGAGTCAGACCTGGAGAGACCAGCGGGAtctttacagagagagagaccgGGACAGGAGGAGGGACGGTATCGGCGGGAGGAAAGAGACGAGAAAGCCGTCAGGGACCGAGAACGACGGGATAGAAAGGATGACAGGGAAGGAAGAGGAGACAGACGAGACAAGAGACCGGATAAAGAAGACGGGTATGGAAGAGGGGAGCGAGATGAGCGTGAGAAAGAGAGGAGGAATGACAGAGAAAGGCGGGACGAGAAAGACTGGAGAGAAAACAAGGACAGAAAACAGCCACGGGACAGGAAAGAGGATCACGAAAGACGGGATGAGCCCGAGAGAGTAGACGAGAGAGAGCGAAAGGAGCTGAACGAGAGGAGAGAAGACCGGGAAAGAAGAGAGGAACGGGATCGACGCGAGGAGAGAGACAGGAGAGACGTCAGGAGGCCAGAACCCGTGAAACAGGTGTCTGATGGGAAACTCTTCAGGCCTCAGTCAGAACAGGACATGAGACCCGTTCTCCAGAAGAGCTCGTCTGACATCGGGCAGAAGGTCCGGCCGTTTTCAGAGAGCATCCAGAGCAGCACACTGCCACGACACACGCCTGAAGAGGAGGAGTCCAGGACACGCACAGGTAAAGCGTTTGTGAGGTTTACTCCAAGTTTTGATATTCACAAACATCTAGCCCCGGATAAATGATTAAAGAATATGCCTTGCACTggaaaatatataacaatttgaAAATGCATGCTTGGTttcatatcaaaagtaacaaagcacgCTGGGTGGAGTGTTACAAATAATGTTTAGTGAAGTTTTGATCTGATATGggacacatttaaattaataatgggcacacacatgcatgtgtatcTATTTCGGAGAActgttatttgtatatattaaatgtatttattaatgatataaattatatgaatataaatatagagcTTTAagtatcttcaaaaaaaaaatttttttattgccTGCCAACTCTGATTAGCTCTTTAGCCGGTCTGTCAAATAAATGAGACCATAATAGACTTCAGTGTGGTGTCCATCAATCTTGTCTCTTTAATCAGGAGACATTTCCAGTAGTGTCACAAATACATTTGCTTGAGCTGTTTAAAGCAGCTTATATCAGGTTCTTGAGACAGCGCTTAGCTGTACATCTGCTATTTCAAGAGTTCGAGTGCTGATCAGAGTTCATGCCGTTGTATTGCTACGTCTGCAGAACTTCACTATGCATTATTTTGCTCACGGCACAGCGATGGCAAAGACCCCATGAAACAGATGGATTCCTGTATTGGCTATTGAAGGATATGTCTGTCCTTTAGCCCCAAGTatacctttaaaataattttagtcaACATTGGGCATATGGATACCCTCAAAACACAATACTGCCATTTTGACTTCATGGGGTCTTTAAAGCGCTCCACTTTCACCCTGTTCGCGTGCCATGCCTGATTTACTCATGCCTGCTgttctgtttgtgctgtgcacctctgtgtgttgtgttatttgtgtttatgtgtgtttgtgcatgtgtcttGTGCTCACCATTAGGATCAGTGGGTGTGCGGTTTGTTCCTGAGCCCAAACCTGCATCAAGTGCCTCCTCTAAAGACTTCCAGCCGCCCCCTAAACAGGCCATTCTCCCTCCCAAATGGCTGATGggttcttcctcctcctccactgAGACTGCTCCAGtcccatcctcctcctcctcttcatcatcatcgtcgACTTCATCATCCTCTGCTCCCCCCATTGCTAAGCCTCCTCCTCGGACTGTGTCTTTAAATGTAGACGACTCCTCCCGAAGTAATCCCACCCCTCCCGTTACAGCAGGAGACCGTGAAGCTCCGCCCACTGTTTCTGGTCACTCAACTCCGCCCACTGTCCCCGCCCACTCTACCCCTCCCACTGTCCCCGCCCACTCTGCTCCGCCCACTGTTTCTGCCCACTCCAACCCTCCTGCCTCTACTGCCCCGAAACAGCCGCCCGTGCCCCCTCCCAAACCCTCCCATCACAACAGCAACACTGCACTGCAAGGTGAGTCAGTATTTGTCCTGTCAGCTTTCGCCCAAAAACTGCAACTGTGAGTTATCTGTGGCTTCATGCTGCTTTCTTAAATAGACTGCACTGTGCAGAATGATAAAAGCATGACCTGTTCAAATTGTCATAACCTAGCAGTTTTCATAGAAACCCTGGGGCTATCAGCTGGGgtttaaaatctgaaaaatcaGAGTTACCTGGAAATTTTATGGAAAATCCTTGTTTCAAAGGTGTTGGGAAACTATTTTGATTAACTGGTGCCAGATTCACAAATGAagattgagaaaaaaaagtttctaataaggtcacataaatatatttctaagtgcagttcttaaaaaaaaaaaaaaaaaaaaaaaaaaaaaatcatattgttttCTTTAGAAGCAAATGATCATACATCTCGAAGGCCGCGCTGCCTTCAGATTACTGCAATAATGAAGTCTGCACACTATGTTTTGTCATAAATCCCAGGATGTACCGCTATTGTCTGCACAAATATGTTTTGTTACATGTGTAATTTATATTATGGAACCAGATGTGATGTGCTTATGTCTTCAGTAGCTTTCAAAAAGTGGGAAAAAATTGACTTTGAAGTGGCAGGGACATGTCTCATCTGCaagttgtgtgtgaatgtgtcgcacacttgtgtgtgtgtgagtgtgtgtgtgtgtgtatggtcaCCGGTTTGAGTTATTTCTGGAGTTATCTTACAGAAAGTCCTATCAGCTATACTCATAATGACCGATCATCATTTACATGATCAACCACTGATGTCACTTTAAGACCTGTTAAAGGTTAAGTTCTTTTTAAGAATGTTCCTTTTGAGGAATTTAAATTGTCCCTGTAGATAGTTTTCCATGCACCTCCTGCCTGTGTGGTCATACCGTGCTTTCATTGTATCAGTAGCTAAATTATTTCCTATCCTGCTGTGTATTGTTTTGACTCAATACagattcatatttaattcatatttaatcaaCAGAGCATGACAGAGCATCACATTCATTCATGACAGGGACATGATTTAGTTTGTACATTAACATTACTATGTAAGTCAGATTGATGATTGATGCTTACAGATGTTTCATTTATATACAATGAAAACATACTGGTAACATTAAGATtcaatttaaaattatgtattagATATAATTAACTATACATTGAACTAACCACTAGACTAATAGATTAAAAGGTATCACAGCTTTACAGATAacgagacctttttttttttcttaatctttcCCTCAGAATTAAGTCAGTTAATAGATAATTGCCTGTGTGTTTCGTGAATCAGGTGTGTTGGTGAGAGAGACAGATGAGCGCTCCATTGAGATGGACAGGCTGAGACATGTCTCTGTGCTGTTTGTGCTGGGACACTGTTCACTGAGCAGCTTCAtgtgtcccacacacacacacacacacacacacacctgtctctgAGCGGCTCCGGCTCCAGCCGCTTCTGAGGAAACACAGACAGCTACACAGTATTTGTTGTCTGACGGGTTTTACATGTACCGTTTCCCAACAAATCAATACCAAAATGGCCAAAGTAATTGCACCTGGGCAAGTGATgggaaaaagtgtgtgtgtgtgtgtgtgtgtgtgatgttcctGTAGGACTTAAGTGGGTCTGTTTGTCCTACACAGCAGCTGATGTTCTGTCTGCTCACAGACATAAGAACTCCTTGTACTGTTGTCCTTAACTTTTTTTATCAGTACAATAGAGCAAAACAGAGACCGCCCACTTTTCTAGCCTCCTGGGTTAtatttttccccattcattttGTCCATAGACATTTGAGAAAATCCTTCAGTCAAGAATTCTAAACCTTGACCCAAATGATGGATGAAAGTAACCTGGCATCAAACTAGCGCAATTAATTTGAacagctttaaatatttttggtagGTTTGACTTTACTGCAGCTGAAGTGTGTCTTTCTGGACCCCTGATAAAACCAACTGAGTTGCAAATAATCGTATGCATCCCACTGCCTTTCATTGCACTCGTGCTGTTGTTTGAGTCTCAGACTGAGATGTTTGGATGCTCTTACTTAGAGTTTAATCTTGCTTACAGTGTTCAATTTACACagaggaccccccccccccctcaaaaaaaaaaaacccctcatgtttttccaaacccttgagaattttgtatatattcaaacattttaatgatttaatgaaacCTGACTAATTTCCCTTCCACCACTAACAGCCAAAACAGCcttcaatatttcaaatatttcataaGGACACTGTAATAAAATCCAAATGAATGGCTTAATCCCAAGTTTTCTAAATACATTAGGCTTTTATTCACTTTGTCATTGATGCAAGAACGAATTCGTTGTTTTTTGCACCAaatgtttgtgcttccatttaCCATATCTTATGAGGTTTTGATCAGCATTTATTGGTGAAATAAAAGcccaaattaaatctgttcaccACATAAGGTGATCATATTTTtggaagacttggattaaaccacaGGGTGAGTAATTGACAGATTGTTTATTTctgggtgaacgatccctttaagcGTTTTGGAGGTTTTAATAGGTGTCACCTGTTGGACTGGACCAGTGTCCAACAGTGCGTGTGATTTGTTGTTTGAGATGCTATAAACACCTTTCCCTTCATCCACCCCAAAGCTTCAACGTTACAAAGATCTTACCAAGCTCCGCCTCCTCAGTACTGGACGAGCTGGAGACGGCAGGCAGAGTCTGGAGTCTATCTCTCCCTGCCCACCTACCTCAGCCCGAGGGGCGCTCAGCTCCGCCCAGGTAGCCCTGGTGCCGCCCCGTCCCACACCAGCTGGCATGCATGTCCTACTGCTCTAATAATCACAGAGTCATGCTTGTTTTCACACCCATACTCAAGATCTCCATGATCCTGCTCCAAACCACTGCCATTACTGAGAACTGATGAATGGGGTTCAGTTCATCCTATTCAAAAGATATGATAATTATAGATAACTATGATTGAGGATTAACAGGATAACCAGTAATGAATATTAAATTCAGAATCAGTCCAAATTACgtctgaaaatgtacatttatactaGCATTTCACCCTAGTTAATGAGTGGCAATATCCACTTTCTAACGTTGAGTTTTTGACATGGAACTGGCCTTCACTTAAGGTTAAGATTTGTGACATTTAGACCAGAAACAAACTTTGTGCAAGTGCACAATttcataaaaagttttaaaaaaagaatgcttgGCCAGCCTCATCAAGGGCATACTTATACTTGCACTGTTTCTTTGTGTCTGTGTAGTAACATGCTATTGAGAAACTAATTGGAGgcaatttagatttatttcatttaaacttaACTTCCTCAGAAAGATTCTCTTCAAACTGTTGCTCTGGCATGACAGTAGTTGgcctgatagaaaaaaaaaacatccattgaAGTCGAATgtttaaggcccgttcacaccaaaaCTGATAACTAATGACAACTCTATACACCAGTTTAAATGTTCTGGCTCTTTAAAgtcaggtggattctgattggctgtcagtgtttttatcatCCATCTGTTGAAGAAAAAAACTATTCTGAAAGTGATTTAGATGATATTATTCCCCTCTGCCATTGTTATAGTTGTGATGTGGAATTCCCagttattaacaattattaaaacGTTATAGTTATCACTGCAGTTATCGTCCTCAGTGTAAACAGGTCCTACATCTTCTCTTGTGGCATGATTCAGAATGAACTCATTTCTAGCTCATGTTCATGAACTTGCATAGAGTGGTATGTTTTAGACCTTAATGCATTAAACTTCATCATTGTCTGTAGAATCTATCATCTTAGTTTATATTAAATCCCTCCCCATCTCATACTAATCTAATCCCCAGTTTTATTGAATCAAGGCATGCGAATCAATGTTTAAGCATCCTAGCTTGGCACTTTCGTACAAACTAATTTGTTGTTGTCACATGTTTCTATGTGAAGTTAATTttgattgtattttgtttatttctacAGTGGATCCCTCCCAAGTCCCAGTCCCAGTCAAGCGATCTCCTCCCGTTCCCCCAAAGAGGGTGACTCCTGTGACCAAGCGCCACTCAGACGACTCTTCGGCCAATCAGCCTGAGCCTCCGCCCCCAGGCCCCGCCTCCAATCCGGTCCCGTCCCCAGCTTCGGCCCCGCCCCCTGGCCAATCAGACAACTCCGAAGCACTCTCCCCTCCACCAACCCATATACCTCCATCCCCTCCCCGTGTCCACCAGCCTGAGGTCCCACACGTGGACCCCCCCAGCCCCACCACAGAGCCACCCTCGGAGCCGCCCTTACCTCTGCACATACGCATCCAGAGAGCCTTGAACAGTCCTGGCCCCATCCAGCCCAACCCGGAGGGATCCAAGCGAGCTCATTCGCTTCTGTTTGAGTCACCCCCGGACTTTCTGGCTGAGGCCCAAGGAGAGAGGCGAAACTCTCTTCCTGTCACTATCGAACCTCTGCGACTGTGAGTGTCCCAATCAGTTCATCTCAGAACTCAGTGCTCTCTGCTTTTCTACATTTATAACTGATTGCTACTTCTTGCATCCCAAGAAGAAATCCTGCCTACTGTTATGCCACTTATTATgtgagctgggtagattacttactaAGTGTAAtatgttactgattccaaatgaCATGACAAAAAATTTGAGTTAGTTGTGTAATccattaaattacacattttaggaaATATAATCAGATTACATTCAGATTTCTTTTGAGCTTTCTCTTTATTGAGTTAAATAGGATCATCTTGTACCAGATTGATCAAAATACAaagattaagaaaatatatattccattcTTCGTTATTAGCAACATGAAGTCTATTAAacattacatcaaggtttcccaaacgTTAGGAGGGAGTTTAATGGAAAGCTGataattatatcattaaaaaaaataatcaaatcaatcaaGATAAAACGGGCACTAAAAATGTTTACCTGCATGTGATGTGACCATAACCAACATCAGGGACGTGCaaaggtgatatatatatatatataatataatatagtgggtgtgatgtaatatatatatgtattacaatTAAAGGAATATTCACTGTGTGTCTGTGATTGTGTACTGTCTAGGCCTGAGGATGAT encodes the following:
- the LOC113119145 gene encoding phosphatase and actin regulator 4A-like isoform X3 — protein: MGQGASTQTLNPSLAYITDDEVDHSVPDSDGAPPGAGTPSAKGKGKFSNLGKIFKPWKWRKKKSSDKFKETSEVLERKISMRKPREELIERGLLKDVPENESNDVNHKAPPVKNGHTVPGERRSDTGSEVKAPSSRPQGEEQRISLAPEPERRNRAPSDVSRNRQPLDVDARTRIPPETDRRSRPESDLERPAGSLQRERPGQEEGRYRREERDEKAVRDRERRDRKDDREGRGDRRDKRPDKEDGYGRGERDEREKERRNDRERRDEKDWRENKDRKQPRDRKEDHERRDEPERVDERERKELNERREDRERREERDRREERDRRDVRRPEPVKQVSDGKLFRPQSEQDMRPVLQKSSSDIGQKVRPFSESIQSSTLPRHTPEEEESRTRTGSVGVRFVPEPKPASSASSKDFQPPPKQAILPPKWLMGSSSSSTETAPVPSSSSSSSSSSTSSSSAPPIAKPPPRTVSLNVDDSSRSNPTPPVTAGDREAPPTVSGHSTPPTVPAHSTPPTVPAHSAPPTVSAHSNPPASTAPKQPPVPPPKPSHHNSNTALQVDPSQVPVPVKRSPPVPPKRVTPVTKRHSDDSSANQPEPPPPGPASNPVPSPASAPPPGQSDNSEALSPPPTHIPPSPPRVHQPEVPHVDPPSPTTEPPSEPPLPLHIRIQRALNSPGPIQPNPEGSKRAHSLLFESPPDFLAEAQGERRNSLPVTIEPLRLPEDDDFDIEEELQKLRPAPRPTLQLEPRSRRGLVGDPRVTVIPEDTGHGDSVDKENEESDSDGPVNYREDDDDDDEEDVPTGGLASRVKRKDTLALKLERQQEKEKEKEQSQDQENITWDNKEQWESVRSKIGSALNRRLSQRPTAQELEQRNILLAKDEADRRAERSEIKRRLTRKLSQRPTVAELQARKILRFHEYVECTHAQDYDRRADKPWTKLTPSDKAAIRKELNDFKSSEMEVHEDSRIYTRFHRP